CCCTGAATCAGGTTTCCGTGGTCCGTGATTATCGCATTATTTATGTTTGCATAGTACAAATGAAAGTCTCCGTGGAGAACTGAAAAAACCCCAACACCGCGCTATATAACAAATATAATAACACAAATCAGATCAAAATAAAATATCATGAAATAGCGATCACCTCCGCAACCCATTCTCAACATCAAACTCCACCGTCCTCACTATCCCATCCGCCTTCCCGGACCCCAGCCCCGGCGGCGCTGCCGCCTCCCTCAACACCTGCTCCTCACTATCCCGATCCCCCATAGTCGCCCCCTTCCACGTACTCGTAGAATACTGCTGGAAATGCCCCGACAAGTTGGGATTATCGCTCCTTGGGATCGAGTTGAGAGGGTGTCCATATTTCCTCGAATGCGAGTACGAGCCGTATCCACCGTATGATAGACCAAGGAGCTTGGGGAAGTAGCGGCGCACGAACGGGCGCATGGCTGTTACGCAGCCACCGACGATGCCGAGGTTGAGTTCGATGGCACACCACATTAGCGCGTCGGTCGTGGCCCAGGTTAGGTCGGGGGAGTTCATGAGAATGTATAGGGTTGACAGGCGGATGCAGCTGACGACGCCGACACTGCAAGCACCTGTTAGTCTCTTGTAATATAGCAATAGGGAAGAGGGAGACTTACAAACACCCCATCGTAAGAATCGCCCCAACAGCAATCTTCTGCCGCATGGGCATTTGCAACTTCCACAACCACGGAATCGGCACCAACACCGTTGCAAAGTCCGTGAAGATACCCAATCCTGCATTCGCAAAGTAAAACACCGGTCTGTTCATGCAGCTTCCATCCGTGATGGCCACATCCCAGCTCTTCGCAATCGGAGTGCATGCGAATACATTGGCAAGCACGCTGCCGACCTCGTAGCCCACGgcgatgaagacgatgagCCACACGGCGATGTGGAAGGAGCGGCTGGGGAAGATGCGGAGGTAGAAGACGAGGACGGAGACTTTGCAGAAGCCGGTGGCGGCACAGTAGAAGATGGCAGCGATCATGTTTTCCTGCGGCGCAGCGAGGGTGAGCATTTCACCTATGATAGAAGTTGTAGGGGCATGGTAGTTACCTTCATAAACCAAGGCGAGAGATTAGGCATAGCAGGAACATCCCACATGTGCTTCCCCAGACCCCACTTGAGCATATCCAATGTCACAGCTGTCATGACAATCGACAACAGTAAAGCCATAATCATTAAGTctgccatcatcaccagtCAGCTCAATCCCTCTCGCGTTTCAAATTAAGGTATGCTGGCGCTACTTACAATCATCAGCCTGAAAATTCCTCACAATACACACCCTGGTCCAGGTACGCATGGCTAGCGCAAGCACCGCCAAGGGCAGAAAGACGCAGTTCACAACAATAAACTTGGTCCCCTGGTACTCCGGGTCGACGAAGTTGGATGTCTTCCCCGGAGGGGGAGGCATGGCCGGGATGATCTGGGCGTCGGCCATTTTGGGTATTGCATGGGTggatgtactctgtacaataaCCGGGGGTATAGTTGTAGAgattgaaaagaaaagaaagagaagaacgaCTGGGGGgggataataataataatgaaaGGAGCCCGGCAGCGAGAATTAAAAAAAgaacgagaagaaggatcAACCAAATTGACTGACATAAACCCACCACCGTTGAAAATCACAGTGTACTACTATTCTTACAACAAAACCCCGGGGAATTGTCACCTCGCTCTCGATACGAAAGCATATCCCCCCATGCGTGGTACAGACTTTCGGAGCAAGAGTTCAAAGCCCTAGCCCATAACCATTGCAATCCCGATGCAAAACCCGAATCTTTCCAACAAACTCGCCCAAGCTAATGACGATTTACAGCAACTTTGTCATGCTGAAACACCGACATGATGACAGTAATGCCTGCAGACCCATATGGCGCCGAGTCAGTCCGGAATTGACTTTTTGCAGGGTAGCAATTGCTCATTCGCATCCTTGCAGAATTGAGTAGGAGGTTGTGAAGAAAAATGGGGCGGGCGATGCACGCACCGGAGATGTGGGCTCGGAGATCTTGCTGGATGCGGTCACTGCTCCTGG
This sequence is a window from Aspergillus chevalieri M1 DNA, chromosome 5, nearly complete sequence. Protein-coding genes within it:
- a CDS encoding uncharacterized protein (COG:S;~EggNog:ENOG410PNU0;~TransMembrane:7 (o30-51i63-84o110-132i144-170o190-212i224-249o261-281i)), which codes for MADAQIIPAMPPPPGKTSNFVDPEYQGTKFIVVNCVFLPLAVLALAMRTWTRVCIVRNFQADDYLMIMALLLSIVMTAVTLDMLKWGLGKHMWDVPAMPNLSPWFMKENMIAAIFYCAATGFCKVSVLVFYLRIFPSRSFHIAVWLIVFIAVGYEVGSVLANVFACTPIAKSWDVAITDGSCMNRPVFYFANAGLGIFTDFATVLVPIPWLWKLQMPMRQKIAVGAILTMGCFVGVVSCIRLSTLYILMNSPDLTWATTDALMWCAIELNLGIVGGCVTAMRPFVRRYFPKLLGLSYGGYGSYSHSRKYGHPLNSIPRSDNPNLSGHFQQYSTSTWKGATMGDRDSEEQVLREAAAPPGLGSGKADGIVRTVEFDVENGLRR